Genomic DNA from Pseudoalteromonas sp. MM1:
GCATTAAAACTGCCGTACTTCCCTAATATTAAAATTGCCTGCGGGCATTTTAAAACAGGGGATGAAAGCGATATGGAATTAATGGACGCGCCATTTGGCGCAGGCAAGCTCGACCCGCAAATACATTTTTTAGCACACGCATCGGGTAACTCTATGAATGGCGGAAAACACCCAATACTTGATGGGGATTTATTGTTACTTGAACTTATAACCTCCGACAAAGCGGGTTCGCTTCGCGATCAAATAGTTGTTATAGAACGGGACGATATAAGCGGAGACGGGCAGTATTTACTGCGAAAAGTTAATAAATTACCTAATGGGCAATATGAGCTAATCGCTCAAAACCCCGATTACGAAGTAATGATTGCAGATGAAAGCATGCGAACATTCGCCCGCTTTAAACAAGTGGTTTCGTAGTCGCGATTTTATATCGCGTTTTAACGTGTAGACGCTGAACTTGCTCGCGTTTTGTAGACGCGCAGCTTGCTGGCGTTAAAAGCGAAGGTTTTTGGATAGCTATTTTGCGTGAGAATTTAAGGGATTTAATAACCTCTAATTTGAGGTTTTATCGCGTTGGCGATGGCAACCAAAGGGCGGTTGCAGCCGACCGCCCTTTGGAATCCCACGGCGCACCCGAGGATCACACTTTATCTTCAACTTACGTTAATGATGTGAACGTAACCAGCGTAGATAGGCCATCCATGGCCAAGCTGCGCTTTGTACAGCATCCATGCTGTAAATTACTCATCATTAACTCAGTTTCAGGTGTGATCACGGGGAATTGGAATGTGCTGGTAGATTGTATTGTATGTATTTTGTACTTGTAAACTGTTTGTATATTAGAAATAACAAAGGTTTAGCTTTTTCAAATATTAGAAGATGAGAATGTAAATTTATGGAATTAAGTATAAAAGACTTTGATTTTCTAGATAGTTTTGATCATTTAGGGGAGTATTTCTTGGATGAAAATAAGAAAAATAAGCTTGATTTATTTTCACTTAGAATTAATGCTAATGATTTTGATTATGAAAAATTACAAGCAAATCTTTTAGAACCTTTAATAGATTTTTCACTCTCAAGAGCTGTTAAAAATGAGTATCAAAATAAACCAGCCAAATTGAGTAGAGAGGCTCGTAGTAAATTTATAAATTATATTAACAATAAAGGTGAATTGGGAGAGCTGTTGTTGTACAGCTTTTTAGAGTCTCATTTAAAAGCACCTAAAATATTGTCTAAATTAGAATTAAAAACTTCAACGAGCCATTATGTCAATGGGGCAGATGGAGTACATTTTCTAAAATTAAAAAATGGTGATTATCAAATTATTTTTGGTGAATCAAAAACTGAAGCGGGAATTGTTAAAGGCATTACTGAAGCTTTTAAATCAATTTACCACTTTAAAAATGAGATAAATGAAAAGGGAAATAAAAAAAGTGGGTTGCCTTATGAACGGTCTCTAATTTCTCGCCAACTAGGTAACGAAACATTCTCCGAAGATGAAAAGAAATTTATCAAATCAATAATTTATCCATCGCGAAATGAAAGTTTCTATGTAGATGATGCTTTTGGTATTTTCATTGGTTATGAAATGAAAATTGATGATATTGACAAAAAATTACCAAACTCAGAATTCAGAAATAAGATTAAGTTGCAAATAATAAAAGAAGTTAAAAGTCGATTCGATCATATTTCAAATAAAATTGAAGAATATAATCTTTTTGGACATAATTTTTATATTTATTTCTTACCAATAACTAATTTAAATGAAAGTAGGCTCCAGATTCAGCAGGAGATTACCAAATGAACTTTTTAGAATCATTATCTAAAGAATGCCTAGAGGATGAATATTTCATTTATTTATTAGAAAAGGCAGAAATAATTAATGGGGAAAGCTTTTTCTCAATCGAAAATAGCACGCTTTCAGAAAAAGAATTCAGTGATCTATTAAGATTTTCAGATATTTTATCTAATTCAAAAAGTTCAGACGCATTAAATAAATCTTTTAAAATTATAAGTATTTTAATTGAAAGGTATAAGGGAAAAGATTACTTTTTAAGCTTTGCTAAGTCAATTCTTATAAAAATTGGTAACTTTCCTGCGATAAAGTTTCTTGAAGATAAGTATGAGTTTCAATGTGGTATGCCTATGGAAAGGTTTATTTCCAAAACTATCAAAGAAGATTATCAACGAATTCCTAATACAGACTTAACCTTTACTGATTCTCAGTTTGAAATATTTGAAAGGCTTAAGAACAGTAATCATTTTAGTTTTTCAGGACCAACCTCATTAGGGAAATCATTTGTTATAAGCTCTTTCATCCGATTCCTAATTAGTGAGCATAAGGAAACTGACAACATAGTTGTATTAGTACCAACTAGGGCTTTAATTAATCAAACAGTTAACCAACTGAAGTCTGAGTTCAAAGACGTAAAAAGCTATAAAGTTTTAGCTTATCCGAAAGTTCCCACATCATTCAAAGCCGCTGATGCAAGATTTATTTTTGTTTTTACGCCCGAGAGGTTGCTGGCTTATTTGAGTGATCACAGTAACCCAAAACTTGATTACCTATTCGTAGATGAGGCTCATAAAATAATCTCAATCAGAGACTCTAGAAGCCCTCTTTATTATCACGCTATTTTGCAAGCAGAAAAGAAAAGTGTAAAGCTGTTCTTCGCCTCACCAAACATT
This window encodes:
- a CDS encoding DUF1837 domain-containing protein, which gives rise to MELSIKDFDFLDSFDHLGEYFLDENKKNKLDLFSLRINANDFDYEKLQANLLEPLIDFSLSRAVKNEYQNKPAKLSREARSKFINYINNKGELGELLLYSFLESHLKAPKILSKLELKTSTSHYVNGADGVHFLKLKNGDYQIIFGESKTEAGIVKGITEAFKSIYHFKNEINEKGNKKSGLPYERSLISRQLGNETFSEDEKKFIKSIIYPSRNESFYVDDAFGIFIGYEMKIDDIDKKLPNSEFRNKIKLQIIKEVKSRFDHISNKIEEYNLFGHNFYIYFLPITNLNESRLQIQQEITK